AGCAGGTCCATCAGCCGCCCGGCCTTGGCGAAGCCGACCCGCAGCTTGCGCTGCAGCATGGACGTCGACCCGAACTGCGAGGTGATGATCAGCTCGGCCGCCTGCAGCAGGACGTCGAGGTCGTCGCCGATGTCCGGGTCGATCTCCTTCTTCTCCCCGGCCTTCGCGGCGGTGACGCCCTCCTGGTACTCCGGCTGCGCCTGCTCCTTGGTGAAGTTGACGATCGAGGCGATCTCGTCGTCGCCGACGTAGGCGCCCTGGATGCGGACCGGCTTGCCGGCGCCCATCGGCAGGTACAGGCCGTCGCCCATGCCGATCAGCTTCTCCGCGCCCGGCTGGTCGAGGATGACGCGCGAGTCGGTCAGCGACGACGTCGCGAACGCCAGCCGCGACGGCACGTTGGTCTTGATCAGGCCGGTGACGACGTCGACAGACGGGCGCTGCGTGGCCAGCACCAGGTGGATGCCCGCGGCACGGGCCTTCTGCGTGATCCGGACGATCGCGTCCTCGACGTCGCGCGGCGCGGTCATCATCAGGTCGGCCAGCTCGTCGACGATCGCCATGATGTACGGGTACGGCCGGTACACGCGCTCGCTGCCCGGCGGTGCGGTGATCTCCCCCGACTTGACCTTGCGGTTGAAGTCGTCGATGTGCCGGACCCGGTTGGCCTGCATGTCCTGGTAGCGCTGCTCCATCTCCTCCACCAGCCAGGCCAGCGCGGCGGCCGCCTTCTTCGGCTGGGTGATGATGGGCGTGATCAGGTGCGGGATGCCCTCGTACGGCGTCAGCTCGACCATCTTCGGGTCGATCAGGATCATCCGCACCTCTTCGGGCGTCGCCCGCGCCAGCAGCGACACCAGCATCGAGTTGACGAAGCTCGACTTACCGGAGCCGGTGGAGCCCGCGACCAGCAGGTGCGGCATCTTCGTCAGGTTCGCGGTGACGAAGTGGCCCTCGATGTCCTTGCCGAGCCCGATGACCATCGGGTGGGTGTCCTTGCCCGCGGTGGACGAGCGCAGCACGTCGCCGAGGCGCACCATCTCGCGGTCGGAGTTGGGCACCTCGATGCCGACCGCCGACTTGCCGGGGATCGGCGCGAGCAGGCGGACGTTGTCGGTGGCCACGGCGTACGCGATGTTCTTGGTCAGCGCGGTGATCTTCTCGACCTTCACGCCCGGGCCGAGCTCGACCTCGTAGCGCGTGACCGTCGGGCCGCGGGTGAAGCCGGTGACCTGCGCGTCGACGTTGAACTGCTCCAGCACGCCGGTGATCGCCTCGATCATGGCGTCGTTGGCCTTGCTGCGGGTCTTGGGCGCGTCGCCCAGCTGCAGCAGGTCGGCGGGCGGCAGCTCGTAGTCGCCCTCGACGGTCCGGGTGACCGCCATGACCGGTTCCGGCTTCTTCGGCTTCTTCTCCGGCACCGCCGCGGGCACCGGCTTCGGCGGGCGGGCCGGCGTGGGCGGCTCGGCCAGCGCGGACTCGATGTCCAGCTGCTCCGGGTCGGCGCCGCTGGCCTGGCGGCGGCGGGACGGCTTGCGCAGCCGCACGGCCTTCGGGTCGGCCTCGGTGACCTCGTCGCGGCGTTCGGCGCGGGCCTCGCGCTGCGCCTCCTCCTCGGCCAGTTCCTCCGGGTCCAGTCCCCAGGTGCGCACCAGGTGCGGGATGTCGCGGATGCGGGTGGCGGTGAACACGAGCAGGCCGAACGCGAGCGCGAGGAACAGCAGCGGCACCGCGACCCAGGCCGTCACGCCCTGGGCGAGCAGGTCGCCGGACAGGAAGCCGAGGATGCCGCCCGCGTAGCGCTGGTTCTCGGCGTCGTGCGGGCGGCCGTTGAACAGGTGGAGCAACCCCAGCAACGCGAGCACGCCCAGCGCGGTGCCGATCACCATGCGCGGGCGGACCTCCGGTTGCGGCTCGGTGCGCATCAGCACCACGGCGGAGACCACGAGCGCCAGCGGCAGCGTGACCGCGCCGGCGCCGAAGACCGTGCGGGTGGCCAGCTCGACGTAGCCGCCGACCGGCCCGGCCGCGCGCCACCACACCCCGGCGGCGACGATCAGGGCCAGCGCGATCAGGCCGAGGGCGAGCCCGTCGCGGCGGTGTTCGGGCTCCAGCTCCCGGCCGCGGCCGACGGTGCGCACCACGCTGCCGAGGCCCTTGGCCAGCAGGTTCCAGCCGCCGCGGACGGCCTTGCTGAACGTCCCGGCCTTCTTCTTCGGGGCGGGTTTGCGGGCGCGCGAGGCCGCGGGCCGCGACTTGGCCGCGCCGCGCGTGCTCCTGCGCGCGGTGCTGCTCTTGCCGCCGGTCCGCTTCGTGCCGCTGCTCCTCGTCGCCGCCCCGCTAGCCATGCCTCTACGGTAACCGCCTGGCCCCACCAACCCCAGGTGCCACACTCGGCACAGCGGGAACTTCGCCTTCACCGGCGGACCTTGATCCGCCATTCCGGTGATCTGCCATGCTGACGACCATGTTCGCGCTGCACTCCGACGACACCGGGCAGACACGCCGCAGGCCACCGGCGGTCTGGCGGACCATGACCCGGATGGACCAGGGGCTCGTCGCGCTGACCGGCAGGCTGCGGATCACCGGCCGGATCGCGCCGGAGCTGCGGGGACGGCCGTTCCTGATGGCTTCCAACCACATCGGCGTGTTCGACCCGTTCGTGCTGATCGCCGCGTGCCGCCGGATCGGCATCGCGCCGCGGTTCATGCTGGCCGGCGGGATCCTGGACACACCGGTGATCGGGCCCGCGCTGAAGGTCAGCGGGCACATGCGGATCGACCGCGGCAAGGCGAGCGCGCTGGAGCAGTTCGCGCAGGCCGTGGAGGAGATGCGGACGACGCCGAGCCCGATCATCGTCTACCCGGAGGGCCGGATCAGCCACGACCCGGGCCTGTGGCCGGAGCGCGGCAAGACGGGCGCCGCGCGGCTCGCGATCGCCGCCGGGGTGCCGGTGGTGCCGATCAGTCAGTGGGGCGCGCACGAGGCCGTGTACTGGGGCACGGAGAAGGTGACGGGTCCCGCGGACCTGCTGCCGCTGGCCCGGTCCGGCCTGACCGCGCCGTTGCGGCGGCCGACGTACCGCGTGCACTTCGGCGAGCCGGTGGACCTGAGCGACATCGAGCCGGAGCGGCCGGGCGCCGGGGTGCGCGCGCACGCGAAGATCATGCGCGCCATCACGGCCGGCCTGGTCCCGTTGCGCCGCGACGAGCCCGACAAGCCGAAGTTCCACGACCCGACGCGCCCCACGGACACCGTCAGCCCCTGGCGGCCCCGGTGACGGACGCCCCGAAGTCGCTTGCCGAGGTCCGCGCCCGCATCGACGCCCTCGACGCGGAGCTGGCCGGCCTGCTGGCCACCCGCCAGTCCCTGGTGCGCGCGGCCGCCGCGTTCAAGACCGACTCGCAGGCCGTTCGCGCGCCCGACCGGGTGGAGCAGGTGGTCACGGCGGCGCGGGAGCGGGCTCTCGCCGCGGGGCTGGCTCCCGAAGTCGCCGAGGCGGTGTGGCGCGCCATGATCGGCGCGTTCGTCGAGCTGGAGCTGGGCGAGCACGCCCGGCTGGCTGGGGACGCCCCGGCGTGACAGGGCCTGGGCGGTAGGCCGCGCCTGGCGGCCTACCCGCCGAGCAGCGCGCCCGGGTGGCCGGACGTGCGACCGCGCCAGCGAGCCGCTCCCGGAAGGAGCCTCCGCGCGCCCGTCCCGGCCTCAGCGGCGCCGCGCCGCGCCGGGCGCCCGCCGCGAGGCATGCGCCCGGCGCATCGAGCCGCCTTCGGCGGCGAGTCGGCCGGTCCGCGTGCCGGCACTCCCGCCAGGGATCGCTGGCCAAAAGTGAGCAGCCGGCCTCAGCGGCGGTAAGCCGCCCCCGGGTGGTCCGCCGCCAGGCGCGGCCCCGCACCACCGAGCCGCTCCCGCAGCGTGCCCGCCTCCGGCTGCGACGGCACCCGACCGCGGCGGCGCAGCTCCGGCACCACCCAGCGCGCGAAGTCCGCGAACGTGCCCGGTGTCGTCACGTATGCCAGGTTGAAGCCGTCCACGTCGGCCTCCTCGACCCAGCGCTCCAGCTCGTCCGCGACCTCCGGGCCGGACCCCGTCACGACCGGGCCCCGCCCCCCGAGCCCGATGAAGCCGGCCAGCTCACGCGGCGTCCACGCCCGCTCGGCCGTCGTGAACGCCGCCAGCGCCGACCGGTTCGCGTCACCGTCCCGGTAGGTCAGCGGCTCGTCCACCGGCAGTTCGGCCAGGTCGACGCCCGTCCAGCCGCCGAACAACGCGAACGCCCCCGGCACCGACACCAGCGACTGGTACTCCCGCAGCTTCTGCTCCGCCTCCGCCGACGTCTCGGCGACCACCGGCGTCAGCATCGTGAAGATCTTCACCGCGCGCGGGTCCCGGCCCTGCTCGGCCACCCCGGCGCGGATCGCGTCCACCGAGCGGCGCACCACCCGCGGCGACGGCCCGGACACGAACACCGCCTCCGCGTGCCGCGCCGCGAACCGCACGCCCCGCGGCGACGCGCCGGCCTGGAACAGCACCGGCGTCCGCTGCGGCGACGGCTCCGACAGGTGCGGCCCCGGCACCGCGAAGTACTTCCCCTTGTGCCCGATGTCGTGCACCTTCGCCGGGTCGGCGTACACCCCGCCGGACCGCACGACCGCGCCGTCCTCCCACGAGCCCTCCCACAGCTTGTAGCAGACCTCGAGGTACTCCTCCGCGATCTCGTACCGCTCGTCGTGCGGCACCTGGGCGTCCAGGCCGAGGTTCCGCGCCGCACTGTCCAGATAGGACGTCACGATGTTCCACGCGACCCGGCCGCGCGTCAGGTGGTCCAGTGTGGACAGACGACGGGCCAGCGAGTACGGCTGCTCATACGTCGTCGACACGGTGACCCCGAACCCGAGGTGCGAGGTCACCGCGGCCAGCGCGGGCAGCAGCACCGTCGGCTCGTTGACCGGGATCTGCGCGGCGTCGGCGACCGCGGCGTCCTTCGACCCGCCGTAGACGTCGTACACGCCCAGCACGTCGGCGAGGAACAGCGCGTCGAACCCGCCGTCTTCCAGCGTGCGCGCCAGGTCCAGCCAGAAGGACAGGTCGGTGTAGCGGTGCCCCTCGTCGGCGGGGTGCTTCCACAGCCCGGCCGACTGGTGACCGGCGCAGTTCATGTCGAAGGCGTTCAGGTAGATGCGGCTCATGCCAGGCCCTCGGAGTTGGTCTCCCGCGCGAACCACGCGGACGCGAACGTCAGCACCGCCAGCCCGGCGAAGTAGGCGACGATCAGCCACGGCCGCCCGTCCCCGGCCACCAGCAGCGCGGCCGCGATCAGCGGCGCGAACCCGCCGGAGAGCACCGCGCCGATCTGGTACCCCAGCGACGCGCCGCTGTAGCGCACACGCGTGTCGAACAGCTCGCCGAACCACGCCGCCTGCGGCCCGTACATCGCGTCGTGCACCACGTTGACCCCGAACACGATCGCCAGCACCACCGCCACCGCGGATCCGGAGTCGGCGGCGAGGAAGAACAGCACCAGCGCCACGATCCCGGCGAGCGAGCCGAACAGGTACGGCGGGCGCCGCCCGAACCGGTCGGACAGGTAGCCCCACAGCGGCGTGCTCACCAGGCCGATCGCGGAGGCGACCATCACCGCGACCAGCCCGACGGCGCTGTCCCGGCCGAACGTGGTCTGCAGGTAGGTCAGCGAGTAGGTGGTCAGCAGCACGAACAACGCGATCTGCGACAACCGCAGCCCGGTGGTCAGCACGACGTTGCGCGGCTGCGTCCGCAGCACCTCGACGACCGGCAGCCGGGCGGTCTCCCCGCTCGCCTTGAGCCGCGCGAACACCGGCGCGTCGGTCAGCCGGAGCCGGATCACCAGACCGACGACGACGAGCACGAGGCTGAGCAGGAACGGCAGCCGCCACGCCCAGGACAGAAACGCGTCGCCGGCGATCGTGCGCACCAGGTAGTAGACGCCGGTGGCCAGCAGCATCCCGGCCGACGACCCGAGTTGCGTGAAGCTGCCGAACAACCCGCGCCGCCCGGGTGTGGCGTGCTCGACCGACAGCAGCGCCGCGCCGCCCCATTCGGCGCCGACCGCGAGCCCCTGCAACAGCCTCAGCACGACCAGCAGCGCCGGGGCGAGGATCCCGGCCTGCGCGTAGGTGGGCAGCACCCCGATCGCCGTGGTGGCGATCCCCATCAGCAGCAGCGCGCCGACCAGCACCGCCTTGCGGCCGACCCGGTCACCGAGGTGGCCCGAGATCACCGCCCCCAGCGGCCGGGCGCCGAAGCCGACCGCGTAGGTGCCGAAGGCCGCGAGCGTGCCCGCGGTCGAGGAGACGTTGGGGAAGAACAGCGGCTTGAAGACCAGCGCGGTCGCGGTGGCGTAGAGGTAGAAGTCGTACCACTCGATGGTCGTGCCGATCATGCTGCCGAGCGCGGCGCTCCGTGGCGTGGTGCGCGGCGCGGCGGGGACCGTCGTCGTCATGCCCGGGCACGCTACGGTTTCCGGGCGCCGCCCCGCGCGAGGTCTCACATGATGGAACGCGCGATTCGATAACGGTAAGGTGATCACCGTGACCACTCGGATCCTCGTCGTGTACTACAGCGCCACCGGCAACACCGCGAAGCTGGCCGCCGCGTTGGCCGGTGGGGCCGCCGACGCCGGGGCGGAGGTGCGCGTCCGCACCGTCGCCGAGACCGCCCCGCCCGAGGCGATCGCGACCAACCCGCGCTGGCAGGCGTGGGTCGACGCCGGGCCGCACGACGAACTGGCCACGCTCGCCGACCTGGAGTGGGCCGACGGGCTCGCGATCGGCAGCCCGACGCGGTTCGGCGGGCCCGCGAGCCAGCTCAAGTCCTATCTGGACACCACGGGTGGCCTGTGGGCCAAGGGGAAGCTGGTGGACAAGGTCGCGACGTCGTTCACCACGGCCTCCACCGCGCACGGCGGGCTGGAGGCGACCGTGCTGGCGATGAACAACATCTTCTACCACTGGGGCGCGATCGTGCTCCCGCTCGGCTACGGGCAGCCGCATCTGCTGGAGTCCGGGAACCCCTACGGCGGTTCGTTCGTGTCGCGCAAGTCGGCCGAGCCGGACAAGGAGTCGCTCGAAGCCCTGCGCATCCAGGGCCACCGGCTCGCCACCATCGCCGGGTACGTGCGCGTCGGCCGGGGCGGCGCCTGAGCAGCGCGGGACGGCCGCACCCCACCCCCTCCCCGGAGTAACCGGCACGCGAATTTGACCGGTTACGCGAGGCGTGACGGAATTCCGGTACCGCCGTACCGGTCCGCCGCTTAGGGTGGGCGGAGTGGTCACCGAAGCTCCCGCACCGGCGCGCGCGTTCGTCCCCCATCGCGGGCGTGGCACGACGCTGATCCTCGTCTCCTCGGTCTGTTTCGGCAGTTCCGGCACGATCGCGAAACCCGCGATGCTCGCCGGCCTGTCCGCCGAACAGGTCGCCGCGGCGCGGATCGGGCTCGCGGCGCTGGTGCTGGCCGCCGTGGTGGCCGTGGTGAAGCCGTCGCTGCTGCGCGTCCGCCGGGCCGAATGGCCGCTGCTGCTCGGCTACGGCCTGCTCGGCGTCGCGGGCGTGCAGCTGTGCTACTTCGTCGCCGCGGGGCGGCTGCCCGTCGGCATCGCGATCCTGCTCGAGTTCACCTCGCCTGTGCTGATCGCGCTGTGGACTCGGTTCGTCCGCAGCGTGCGGCTGCCCGGGCGCATGTGGGCCGGGATCGCGCTGGCGATGGCCGGGCTGGCGGGCGTGGCGCAGGTGTGGCAGGGGCTCAGCCTGGACGCGGTCGGCCTGCTCGCCGGGCTCGGTGCGGCGGTGTGCTCGGCGGCGTACTTCCTGCTCGGCGAGCACGGCGTCACCACCCGCCACCCGATGGGCATGGTCACCTGGGGCATGATCATCGGCGCGGTCGCGGTGTGCGCGGTCGCCCCGCCGTGGACGATGCCCGCCGCGGTCCTCACCGCTCCCGCCGAGTTCGGCCCGTGGCACCCCGCCGGTGTGGCTGCTGCTCGTCGCCGTCGCGGTGTTCTCGACCGTCCTGGCCTACGCCATCGGCCTCACCGCGCTGCGCCACCTGCCCGCCTCCGTCGCGAGCGTCATCGGCCTGCTCGAACCGGTCATCGCCACCGCCACCGCGTGGGCGCTGCTGCACGAAACGCTGGCCTGGCCCCAGCTGGCCGGCGCGGTCGTCCTGCTCGGCGGCGCGCTGATCGTGCAGCTCAACTCGCCGCGCGCGCAGGTTCCGGAGCCCGCAGCGCCCGGCGGTACGCGCCCGGGGTCGTACCAACCTGGTCCCGGAACCGGCGGCGCAGGTTGACCGCCGACGCCAGCCCCACGCGCGCCGCGATCGCGTCCACCGGGAGATCGGTGTCCTCCAGCAGCCTGCGCGCCTCCGCCACGCGACGGGACAACAGCCACGCGCCCGGGCTCGTGCCGAGCCGGTCGTGGAAGCGCCTCGCCAGCGTGCGGGGTGAGACGTTGAGCCGCGCGGCGAGGCCGGCCACCGACAACGGTGTCCCGAGCCGCTCGCCTGCCCACTCGAGCAGGTCGTCCAGCTCGTCCCGGGGCTGGGCCCGCGGCGTGATCCGGACCTGACCGCCGTCCCGGTGCGGCGGCATCACCATGTGCCGCGCGAGGAGGGCGGCGTGCGCGGCGCCGTGGTCCCGCCGGACGAGGTGCAGGCACAGTTCGATCCCCGCGCCCGCACCGGCGCTCGTCGCGACGTCGCCGTGGTCCACGTAGAGCTTGTCCGGCTCCACGCGCACCGCCGGGAACTCGCGCCGCAGCTGCTCGGCCCGCTCCCAGTGCGTGGTGGCCGAGCGGCCGTCCAGCAACCCGGTGCGCGCCAGGGCGAACACGCCCGAGCAGATCGTGACGAGCCGCGCCCCGCGGGCGTGGGCACGCAGCAACGCCTGCCGCACGCGCGGGGACAGCGGCGCCTCCACCGGCGCCCAGCCCGGGATGATCACCGTGTCCGCGTCGTCGAGCGCGGACAACCCCCGCGGCACCGACAGGGCGTACCCCGCGGTCGTCGGCACGGTTCCCGGCTCCTCGGTGCACACGTCGAACTCGTAGTGCCGCGGCACGCCGTCCCGCACCGTGCCGAAGACCTCCATGGCGCAGCCGAGCTCGAACGTCGACTGCACCGGCTGCACCAGGGCGACCACGCGATGCATGGCAGAAAAGTACCCCACGGTGTCCTGGCGGGCACTGTCCCGGCCAGGTCCGCGCCCGCATCCTGGGACCATGCACGAAATCCTCGCCCAGGAGGGCTACACCTCGGTGTCCGTCGACGAAGCCCCGGTCCGCGAACTGTTCCCCGGCGTCCGGCACCGTCCGTTGTGGACGGGGCCGAGCGGGGCGCACGCCGACCTGCTGGAGATGGACGCGGGCGCGTCCTGGCCGCACCGCGACGTGCACGAGCCCGGTCCCGAGGAGGTGTACGTCGTGGCGGGCACGTTCCACGACGGCGCCCGCGACTACCCGGCGGGGACGTTCCTGCACGCCCCCGCCGGCACCTGGCACGTGCCGTCGACCGCCACGGGCTGCACCCTGTTCCTGTTCTATCCGGAGGGTTAGCGGGACGGCGTCAGCACGATCCGGCCGAACACCTCGCCGCGGTCCATCTTCCGGTGCGCGAGCCCGGCCTCGGCCAGCGGCAGCACCTCGTGCACGACCGTGCGCAGCTCCCCGCGCGCCGCGGCGGCGAACTGCGCGGCGCGGACGGTTCGCCGCTCGGCCGCGGGCACCGTGTCGGCGCTGAAGGTGGCCACCGACAACGACTTCCGGAACCCGGCCATCAACGCCGCGCCGAAGTCCGCGGGCGGGCCGCCGACCACGCCGACCAGGACCGCCCGCCCGTTGGGGCCGAGCTTGCCGACGAACTCCGGGAAGTCCGGGCCCGCGACGACGTCGACGATCACGTCGAACCCCGCGCCGCCCGCGCCCGAGCGGTCCAGCACGTGCGTCGCGCCCAGCTCGCGCAGCCGCTCGCCCCGCGCGGCCGACGACGTCGTGACCGCCACCGCCCCGGCGCCGCCCCGCGCCGCGAGCTGGACCGCCGTGAGCCCGATGCTGCCGGCCGCGCCGCGCACCAGCACCGACTCACCCGGCGCGAACCCGGCGCGCGCGAGGGCGAAATGCGCCACCACACCGGAACTCCCGAGCGCCACGGCGTCCACGGTGGACAGACCGGCGGGCAACGGCAGCACCTCCCCGGCCGGCACCACCGCCCGTTCGACGTACCCGCCACCGGTGCCGGTGAACCCCCACACGCGCCGGCCCAGCAAGGTCCCGTCGACCCCGTCGCCGACCGCGACCACGGTGCCGGCCACCTCACCGCCCGGGATGTGCCCGGCCGCGAACCCGTGCGCGGCGAGCGTGCCGCGGCGGATCACGGCGTCCACACCGCCGACGCCGATCGCCTCGGTCTCGATCAGCACCTGCCCGGCCGTCGCCTCGGGCGCGGGAACGTCCACCACGGCCAGGCCCTCCGGCCCGCCGAACTCCTTGATCACCACTGCTTCCACGTCCGCCGACGCTAACGAACGCGACCCTCCGCCGCGCCGAAGTGAGAGCGCGGGCGGCCAAACTGCCTCACTCCCCTGCGCTCCGACGCACGCGCCCGCAGCCTGGACGCGGCCCACATCCTCTTCGCGGTGACGGCCCCGCC
The window above is part of the Amycolatopsis thermoflava N1165 genome. Proteins encoded here:
- a CDS encoding DNA translocase FtsK, which gives rise to MASGAATRSSGTKRTGGKSSTARRSTRGAAKSRPAASRARKPAPKKKAGTFSKAVRGGWNLLAKGLGSVVRTVGRGRELEPEHRRDGLALGLIALALIVAAGVWWRAAGPVGGYVELATRTVFGAGAVTLPLALVVSAVVLMRTEPQPEVRPRMVIGTALGVLALLGLLHLFNGRPHDAENQRYAGGILGFLSGDLLAQGVTAWVAVPLLFLALAFGLLVFTATRIRDIPHLVRTWGLDPEELAEEEAQREARAERRDEVTEADPKAVRLRKPSRRRQASGADPEQLDIESALAEPPTPARPPKPVPAAVPEKKPKKPEPVMAVTRTVEGDYELPPADLLQLGDAPKTRSKANDAMIEAITGVLEQFNVDAQVTGFTRGPTVTRYEVELGPGVKVEKITALTKNIAYAVATDNVRLLAPIPGKSAVGIEVPNSDREMVRLGDVLRSSTAGKDTHPMVIGLGKDIEGHFVTANLTKMPHLLVAGSTGSGKSSFVNSMLVSLLARATPEEVRMILIDPKMVELTPYEGIPHLITPIITQPKKAAAALAWLVEEMEQRYQDMQANRVRHIDDFNRKVKSGEITAPPGSERVYRPYPYIMAIVDELADLMMTAPRDVEDAIVRITQKARAAGIHLVLATQRPSVDVVTGLIKTNVPSRLAFATSSLTDSRVILDQPGAEKLIGMGDGLYLPMGAGKPVRIQGAYVGDDEIASIVNFTKEQAQPEYQEGVTAAKAGEKKEIDPDIGDDLDVLLQAAELIITSQFGSTSMLQRKLRVGFAKAGRLMDLLETRGVVGPSEGSKARDVLVKPEDLEGTLMLIRGGSMPDDDGED
- a CDS encoding lysophospholipid acyltransferase family protein, which gives rise to MLTTMFALHSDDTGQTRRRPPAVWRTMTRMDQGLVALTGRLRITGRIAPELRGRPFLMASNHIGVFDPFVLIAACRRIGIAPRFMLAGGILDTPVIGPALKVSGHMRIDRGKASALEQFAQAVEEMRTTPSPIIVYPEGRISHDPGLWPERGKTGAARLAIAAGVPVVPISQWGAHEAVYWGTEKVTGPADLLPLARSGLTAPLRRPTYRVHFGEPVDLSDIEPERPGAGVRAHAKIMRAITAGLVPLRRDEPDKPKFHDPTRPTDTVSPWRPR
- a CDS encoding chorismate mutase; protein product: MTDAPKSLAEVRARIDALDAELAGLLATRQSLVRAAAAFKTDSQAVRAPDRVEQVVTAARERALAAGLAPEVAEAVWRAMIGAFVELELGEHARLAGDAPA
- a CDS encoding LLM class flavin-dependent oxidoreductase gives rise to the protein MSRIYLNAFDMNCAGHQSAGLWKHPADEGHRYTDLSFWLDLARTLEDGGFDALFLADVLGVYDVYGGSKDAAVADAAQIPVNEPTVLLPALAAVTSHLGFGVTVSTTYEQPYSLARRLSTLDHLTRGRVAWNIVTSYLDSAARNLGLDAQVPHDERYEIAEEYLEVCYKLWEGSWEDGAVVRSGGVYADPAKVHDIGHKGKYFAVPGPHLSEPSPQRTPVLFQAGASPRGVRFAARHAEAVFVSGPSPRVVRRSVDAIRAGVAEQGRDPRAVKIFTMLTPVVAETSAEAEQKLREYQSLVSVPGAFALFGGWTGVDLAELPVDEPLTYRDGDANRSALAAFTTAERAWTPRELAGFIGLGGRGPVVTGSGPEVADELERWVEEADVDGFNLAYVTTPGTFADFARWVVPELRRRGRVPSQPEAGTLRERLGGAGPRLAADHPGAAYRR
- a CDS encoding MFS transporter, with translation MTTTVPAAPRTTPRSAALGSMIGTTIEWYDFYLYATATALVFKPLFFPNVSSTAGTLAAFGTYAVGFGARPLGAVISGHLGDRVGRKAVLVGALLLMGIATTAIGVLPTYAQAGILAPALLVVLRLLQGLAVGAEWGGAALLSVEHATPGRRGLFGSFTQLGSSAGMLLATGVYYLVRTIAGDAFLSWAWRLPFLLSLVLVVVGLVIRLRLTDAPVFARLKASGETARLPVVEVLRTQPRNVVLTTGLRLSQIALFVLLTTYSLTYLQTTFGRDSAVGLVAVMVASAIGLVSTPLWGYLSDRFGRRPPYLFGSLAGIVALVLFFLAADSGSAVAVVLAIVFGVNVVHDAMYGPQAAWFGELFDTRVRYSGASLGYQIGAVLSGGFAPLIAAALLVAGDGRPWLIVAYFAGLAVLTFASAWFARETNSEGLA
- the wrbA gene encoding NAD(P)H:quinone oxidoreductase, coding for MTTRILVVYYSATGNTAKLAAALAGGAADAGAEVRVRTVAETAPPEAIATNPRWQAWVDAGPHDELATLADLEWADGLAIGSPTRFGGPASQLKSYLDTTGGLWAKGKLVDKVATSFTTASTAHGGLEATVLAMNNIFYHWGAIVLPLGYGQPHLLESGNPYGGSFVSRKSAEPDKESLEALRIQGHRLATIAGYVRVGRGGA
- a CDS encoding GlxA family transcriptional regulator, which codes for MHRVVALVQPVQSTFELGCAMEVFGTVRDGVPRHYEFDVCTEEPGTVPTTAGYALSVPRGLSALDDADTVIIPGWAPVEAPLSPRVRQALLRAHARGARLVTICSGVFALARTGLLDGRSATTHWERAEQLRREFPAVRVEPDKLYVDHGDVATSAGAGAGIELCLHLVRRDHGAAHAALLARHMVMPPHRDGGQVRITPRAQPRDELDDLLEWAGERLGTPLSVAGLAARLNVSPRTLARRFHDRLGTSPGAWLLSRRVAEARRLLEDTDLPVDAIAARVGLASAVNLRRRFRDQVGTTPGAYRRALRAPEPARAAS
- a CDS encoding cupin domain-containing protein, yielding MHEILAQEGYTSVSVDEAPVRELFPGVRHRPLWTGPSGAHADLLEMDAGASWPHRDVHEPGPEEVYVVAGTFHDGARDYPAGTFLHAPAGTWHVPSTATGCTLFLFYPEG
- a CDS encoding zinc-binding dehydrogenase, with amino-acid sequence MEAVVIKEFGGPEGLAVVDVPAPEATAGQVLIETEAIGVGGVDAVIRRGTLAAHGFAAGHIPGGEVAGTVVAVGDGVDGTLLGRRVWGFTGTGGGYVERAVVPAGEVLPLPAGLSTVDAVALGSSGVVAHFALARAGFAPGESVLVRGAAGSIGLTAVQLAARGGAGAVAVTTSSAARGERLRELGATHVLDRSGAGGAGFDVIVDVVAGPDFPEFVGKLGPNGRAVLVGVVGGPPADFGAALMAGFRKSLSVATFSADTVPAAERRTVRAAQFAAAARGELRTVVHEVLPLAEAGLAHRKMDRGEVFGRIVLTPSR